In Sulfuricurvum sp., the following proteins share a genomic window:
- a CDS encoding Crp/Fnr family transcriptional regulator — protein sequence MLEFLNKNIVLDGDELQSLTQMFRQKHFQKGETIHHAEHIHDSIYFLESGIARGYYIDEKGKDTTWYIYFNDENSHLTNLVVFDYDSYLCQTPSKLHFEAITDCSFHIMKKEEKDYLCTHHLKWSEFMRRSSDLAYSLVHQKFFSQLVMNAESRFAQFLETTPYLLDKVPQYHIASYLGITPQHLSRLKKMNKCE from the coding sequence TTGCTGGAATTTTTAAACAAAAATATCGTATTAGATGGTGATGAACTGCAATCGCTTACGCAAATGTTTCGTCAAAAGCATTTTCAAAAAGGGGAGACCATTCACCACGCAGAGCATATTCACGACAGTATCTATTTTCTAGAATCGGGTATTGCGCGGGGGTATTACATCGATGAAAAGGGGAAAGATACGACATGGTATATCTATTTTAACGATGAAAATTCCCATTTGACCAATCTGGTTGTGTTCGATTATGATAGCTATTTATGTCAAACCCCCTCAAAGCTTCATTTTGAAGCCATCACCGATTGTTCCTTTCATATCATGAAAAAAGAGGAGAAAGATTATTTATGTACTCATCATCTCAAATGGTCGGAGTTTATGAGACGATCGAGTGATTTGGCGTATTCGTTGGTGCATCAAAAGTTTTTCTCTCAGTTAGTGATGAATGCAGAATCACGATTTGCGCAGTTTTTAGAAACAACCCCGTATCTGCTCGATAAAGTACCGCAATATCATATCGCTTCGTATTTGGGAATCACACCGCAACATCTGAGTCGGTTGAAAAAGATGAACAAATGCGAATGA